In one Cloacibacillus porcorum genomic region, the following are encoded:
- a CDS encoding flavodoxin family protein: MINSSSSSSMTPNYTYLRTGDTIAKCLTLDKKIKTTGFTSKTLKGDMNMNRRDFIKTTLAAAAAAGGTLLGAPLLSAAPSANTERKVINKKMKILVLTGSPRKEGNSNTLASQFIRGAREAGHEISRFDAAFKEVHPCSACNHCGMDGPCVFQDDFSFVREHIIPADVVAFATPMYYFGISAQLKTVIDRFYAINGKIHVRKRAVLMMTYANTAASEAAPIISHYDVLLKYLGWEDAGQIIVPGVWPEGAVNNTKYTEAAYRLGKAI, from the coding sequence ATGATAAATTCAAGCAGTTCATCTTCGATGACGCCCAATTACACCTATCTGCGCACCGGCGATACCATCGCCAAGTGTCTGACTTTGGATAAAAAAATAAAAACGACAGGATTTACCTCCAAAACATTGAAAGGAGATATGAATATGAACCGCAGGGATTTTATTAAGACTACTTTAGCCGCCGCAGCGGCAGCTGGCGGTACGCTTCTTGGCGCACCGCTGCTATCCGCCGCGCCGTCGGCAAACACTGAAAGGAAAGTGATCAATAAAAAAATGAAAATTCTTGTACTCACCGGCAGTCCGCGCAAAGAGGGCAACTCCAACACACTCGCCTCGCAGTTTATCAGAGGCGCGAGAGAGGCGGGACATGAAATCTCGCGTTTTGACGCCGCCTTCAAGGAGGTACATCCATGCTCCGCATGTAACCACTGCGGAATGGACGGCCCCTGTGTATTTCAGGACGACTTCTCGTTCGTGCGCGAACATATCATTCCCGCCGACGTAGTCGCCTTCGCGACGCCGATGTATTACTTCGGGATATCGGCGCAGCTTAAAACTGTGATCGACCGTTTCTACGCGATCAACGGAAAGATCCACGTACGCAAAAGGGCGGTGCTGATGATGACCTACGCCAACACCGCAGCCTCCGAGGCGGCGCCGATAATCTCCCACTACGACGTGCTGCTGAAATACCTCGGCTGGGAGGACGCAGGGCAGATCATCGTCCCCGGAGTCTGGCCGGAGGGCGCGGTGAACAACACGAAATATACCGAAGCGGCCTACCGGCTCGGCAAGGCCATTTAG
- a CDS encoding aldo/keto reductase, producing MNRRDFVKGLAIAAGGLAGGAALNASLNGNDAVAAEGRTTANKMEYRRMRRVSGAVSAIGIGGSNLHRSSPQEIRRMVRYGHENGVNLIDLIMTDDSPFASIADVVKPDRKDFRLQAHIGADFPGGRVETCRDLNRIKREFDRQLKIFATDYMDFGLVHYVDSMDDFKNIMSSGIWRYMKDLKRQGALKNLGFCSHTLSICQAFVDTGDVDCFMTSVNPIYDFSEENGKLAVSKERMDFYRDCAKRGIGIHVMKVFAGGSLIDRRLSQLERPLSVYQCLQYALDRPAVQSCLVGASSVDELKESLAHFTQPFDRRDYAVLGGMSSGGAAHGHCIYCNHCQPCAAGIDIGIVSKYMDLALAGDDLARKHYNDLKIHASACIKCGRCDKNCNFGVKPSARMAQAVKVFGK from the coding sequence ATGAACAGAAGAGATTTTGTCAAAGGGCTGGCGATCGCGGCCGGCGGCCTGGCGGGAGGCGCTGCGCTGAACGCCAGCCTCAACGGGAACGACGCTGTCGCTGCCGAGGGGCGCACAACGGCGAATAAGATGGAGTACCGCCGTATGCGCCGCGTCAGCGGTGCGGTAAGCGCTATCGGCATCGGCGGCAGCAATCTGCACCGCTCAAGCCCCCAAGAGATAAGAAGGATGGTCCGTTACGGACATGAGAACGGCGTCAATCTCATCGACCTGATAATGACGGACGACTCGCCATTCGCTTCCATCGCAGACGTTGTAAAGCCCGACCGCAAAGATTTCCGGCTTCAGGCGCATATCGGCGCGGATTTCCCCGGCGGGCGGGTGGAGACCTGCCGTGACCTGAACCGTATCAAACGCGAGTTCGACCGCCAGCTGAAGATATTCGCCACCGATTATATGGACTTCGGGCTGGTGCATTATGTCGACAGCATGGATGATTTCAAAAACATCATGAGCTCCGGCATCTGGCGTTATATGAAAGATTTGAAGCGTCAGGGCGCGCTCAAAAATCTCGGCTTCTGCTCGCACACGCTCTCTATTTGCCAAGCCTTTGTCGACACCGGTGACGTGGACTGCTTTATGACGAGCGTAAACCCCATCTATGATTTCTCCGAAGAAAACGGCAAACTCGCGGTCTCAAAAGAACGCATGGATTTTTACCGCGACTGCGCGAAGAGAGGTATCGGCATCCACGTCATGAAGGTATTCGCCGGCGGTTCGCTCATCGACCGCCGCCTATCGCAGCTGGAACGCCCGCTCAGCGTCTACCAGTGCCTGCAATATGCTCTGGACCGTCCCGCCGTCCAGAGCTGCCTCGTAGGCGCGAGCAGCGTCGATGAATTGAAAGAATCTCTCGCGCACTTTACGCAGCCCTTCGATCGGCGCGATTACGCCGTCCTTGGCGGCATGAGCAGCGGCGGCGCTGCTCACGGGCACTGTATCTACTGCAACCACTGTCAACCCTGCGCTGCCGGCATCGACATCGGCATCGTAAGCAAATATATGGATCTGGCGCTCGCGGGAGACGATCTGGCGAGAAAACATTACAACGACCTGAAGATACACGCCTCTGCCTGTATCAAATGCGGACGCTGCGACAAAAACTGCAATTTCGGCGTGAAACCATCAGCGCGGATGGCGCAGGCCGTAAAGGTTTTCGGCAAATAG
- a CDS encoding DUF362 domain-containing protein, with product MRKIFSGVTAVALAFVVFVCAMAEAAPPKVYMTKDISAAGLISVYNALESRAEGKNVAVKISTGERGGHNFLDPNLIKGLVQSVKGTIVECNTAYNGARAGTDSHMEVAREHGFTAIAKVDIQDAEGSIGLPVKNGKYFKENLVGSHFKNYDYYVVISHFKGHAMAGFGGAVKNISIGIASAKGKARIHSGGKSDTNPWGGDQTAFLESMAEAGKSVVDSLGGRILYISVMNRLSVDCDCDSSPAEPDMHDIGILASLDPVALDKACVDLVYSAPDGKSLIERMESRSGAHTLEHGEKIGLGSQRYELVKIDK from the coding sequence TTGAGAAAAATTTTTAGCGGCGTCACGGCGGTTGCGCTGGCGTTTGTAGTCTTTGTCTGCGCGATGGCGGAGGCGGCTCCGCCGAAGGTTTATATGACGAAGGATATCAGCGCCGCGGGCCTGATCTCCGTCTATAACGCTCTGGAGAGCAGGGCCGAGGGCAAAAATGTGGCGGTCAAGATCAGCACGGGAGAGCGCGGCGGACACAACTTTCTTGATCCAAACCTCATCAAGGGGCTTGTGCAGTCGGTGAAGGGGACGATCGTCGAATGCAACACCGCCTATAACGGCGCGCGCGCCGGTACGGACTCGCACATGGAGGTGGCGCGCGAGCACGGCTTCACCGCCATCGCGAAGGTGGATATCCAGGACGCCGAGGGTTCGATCGGACTGCCGGTGAAGAACGGCAAGTATTTCAAGGAAAACCTCGTCGGCTCGCACTTCAAAAATTATGACTATTATGTGGTCATATCACATTTTAAGGGTCACGCGATGGCCGGTTTCGGCGGTGCGGTCAAGAATATCTCTATCGGCATCGCTTCGGCAAAGGGCAAGGCGCGCATCCACAGCGGCGGCAAGAGCGACACGAATCCTTGGGGCGGCGATCAGACCGCCTTTCTCGAATCGATGGCGGAGGCCGGCAAGTCCGTCGTCGACAGCCTCGGCGGCAGGATACTCTATATCAGCGTGATGAACAGGCTTTCCGTAGACTGCGACTGCGACAGCAGTCCGGCGGAGCCAGACATGCACGACATCGGGATACTGGCCTCGCTCGACCCGGTGGCGCTTGACAAAGCCTGCGTCGATCTTGTCTACTCCGCGCCGGACGGTAAATCGCTCATTGAGCGCATGGAATCGCGCAGCGGCGCGCACACTTTAGAGCACGGCGAGAAGATCGGCCTTGGCAGCCAAAGGTACGAACTCGTCAAGATAGATAAATAG
- a CDS encoding alpha/beta hydrolase: MFDKTLRMLGAVVAVILFCTASDAAGAGRHELALSVNRVPVRYISNVVYAQKPMRGYANVALRMDILQPESREPLPAVVFVTGGGLVSANKDSFLQQCLDLAEAGYVVASIEYRVAPAVVFPSPLEDVKSAIRFLRAKADIYGINPDKIAVFGESAGGYLAAITGTTNGRKEFDVGGYLEQSSRVVAVVDFYGLSDLTLIGEGFPDDVVRRHESPASTEALWVNGSTPFYRGGAISDHPEKAAAASPITYIDAAAPPFLIMHGDRDILVYPRQSERLHAALR; the protein is encoded by the coding sequence ATGTTCGATAAAACTCTGCGAATGCTCGGCGCTGTCGTGGCGGTTATACTTTTCTGCACTGCGTCAGACGCGGCCGGGGCCGGCCGGCATGAGCTCGCCCTCTCTGTAAACAGGGTCCCGGTCAGGTATATCTCCAACGTCGTCTACGCGCAGAAGCCGATGCGCGGCTACGCCAATGTCGCCCTGCGTATGGATATCCTCCAGCCCGAATCGCGGGAACCCCTGCCGGCGGTCGTTTTCGTCACCGGCGGCGGTTTGGTCAGCGCCAATAAGGACAGTTTTCTTCAGCAGTGCCTCGACCTTGCCGAAGCCGGCTATGTGGTGGCCTCCATTGAATACCGTGTCGCGCCGGCGGTGGTGTTTCCGTCGCCGCTTGAGGATGTGAAATCCGCCATCCGCTTTCTTCGCGCCAAGGCCGATATTTACGGCATCAACCCGGATAAGATCGCGGTGTTCGGCGAGTCGGCGGGGGGATACCTCGCGGCGATTACTGGCACGACCAACGGCAGGAAAGAGTTCGATGTGGGCGGGTACCTGGAACAAAGCTCCCGCGTAGTGGCGGTGGTGGATTTCTATGGTCTCTCCGACCTGACTCTGATAGGGGAGGGATTCCCCGATGACGTTGTTAGGCGGCACGAAAGCCCCGCTTCCACCGAAGCGCTTTGGGTCAACGGCTCCACTCCTTTTTACCGTGGCGGGGCGATTTCGGACCACCCTGAGAAGGCGGCTGCCGCCAGCCCCATAACCTATATCGACGCCGCGGCGCCGCCTTTTCTCATTATGCACGGCGACCGCGATATTCTGGTATACCCGCGCCAATCCGAACGCCTGCACGCCGCGCTGCGGTAA
- the tatC gene encoding twin-arginine translocase subunit TatC: MTNDPEESLISHLEALRGALLRCVIVTAAIYPLGYLASSHVINALVRWSFPASAGTLHYFAPMEVLWVRLRLALILALLTAYPWNVLQLWRFLLPALYKKERKTLGCCILSSSLLFFCGAAFSAGLILPLMMNFSGGFATAELQPNIGLANFLNLAGWLTLAFGLMFQSPIIVLLAVRFGVVSSESLRKKRPYVMTAILIAAAVLTPPDIISQLMLAVPTWLLFELGLALAERMERKTAATVSVLIADEALRERPFG, encoded by the coding sequence ATGACGAACGATCCAGAAGAGAGCTTGATCTCCCATCTTGAGGCGCTGCGCGGCGCCCTGCTGCGCTGTGTGATTGTGACGGCGGCCATTTATCCGCTCGGATACCTGGCCTCCTCCCACGTCATCAACGCGCTGGTGCGGTGGAGCTTTCCCGCCTCGGCGGGCACGCTGCACTATTTCGCGCCGATGGAGGTGCTATGGGTACGGCTGCGGCTGGCGCTGATCCTCGCGCTGCTGACTGCCTATCCGTGGAACGTCTTACAGTTATGGCGCTTCCTGCTGCCGGCGCTTTATAAGAAAGAGCGCAAAACGCTGGGCTGCTGTATCCTGTCATCGTCACTGCTCTTCTTCTGCGGCGCGGCCTTCAGCGCAGGCCTTATACTGCCGCTTATGATGAATTTCTCCGGCGGCTTCGCCACCGCGGAGCTACAGCCCAATATCGGGCTGGCAAACTTTTTAAATCTGGCGGGCTGGCTGACGCTCGCCTTCGGTTTGATGTTCCAGTCTCCGATCATCGTCCTGCTGGCGGTACGCTTCGGCGTCGTCTCCAGCGAAAGCCTGCGTAAAAAACGCCCCTATGTTATGACGGCCATCCTCATCGCCGCCGCCGTCCTCACGCCGCCCGACATAATCAGCCAGCTGATGCTCGCCGTGCCGACCTGGCTGCTTTTCGAGCTTGGTCTGGCGTTAGCCGAGCGGATGGAGCGCAAAACGGCGGCGACGGTTTCCGTCCTGATAGCCGACGAAGCGCTAAGAGAGCGTCCTTTCGGTTAG
- a CDS encoding FMN-binding protein, with protein MNIKFHHVVFFVIILLLTAAIALNRDGRLLGMTLGGRNSGETQTEWTAADGSRLISTEELAKDVLGFGGNVPLHIYMREGHVVRVEALDNYETPPFFTQVARDILPAWNGLTADEALKKEVAAVSGATISSRAVIENFRRGMEYARGTVAARESGLPGPRTLAAFATALCGLLLPFFIKSAKYRFIQLLANTAVLGFWSGSFLSLSLLTNIAANGVKTWSAALALPLIFAAFIMPFLGKKGHYCSWMCPLGSLQELLNRLPVPKINIPASAVKWLEYLREAVWLAMMMLMWLGVGFGLMDYELFSAFLFRRAAPLVLALAAVFFALSLVTPRPYCRFLCPTGTLIRFAQGDCTCGAAAPRALKLFLAASFVIAPLWIVAGAFV; from the coding sequence ATGAATATAAAATTTCACCATGTCGTCTTTTTCGTGATCATACTGCTGCTGACGGCGGCGATCGCGCTCAACAGGGACGGACGTTTGCTGGGAATGACCCTGGGCGGGAGGAACAGCGGAGAGACACAGACGGAGTGGACGGCAGCGGACGGCTCGCGTCTAATTTCCACCGAGGAGCTGGCAAAGGATGTCCTGGGCTTCGGCGGCAATGTCCCGCTCCATATATACATGAGGGAGGGACACGTCGTCCGCGTCGAGGCGCTGGATAATTACGAGACGCCGCCATTTTTCACGCAGGTAGCAAGAGACATCCTTCCAGCCTGGAACGGTCTGACCGCCGACGAGGCGCTGAAAAAAGAGGTCGCGGCGGTAAGCGGCGCGACAATCTCCTCCCGCGCCGTGATAGAGAATTTTCGCCGAGGCATGGAATACGCGCGGGGAACGGTGGCGGCGCGCGAGAGCGGCCTTCCGGGACCGCGCACGCTGGCGGCATTCGCGACGGCTCTCTGCGGGCTGCTTCTGCCGTTTTTTATCAAATCGGCCAAATACCGGTTCATCCAGCTGCTGGCCAATACCGCCGTCCTCGGCTTCTGGAGCGGGAGCTTTCTTTCACTCTCGCTGCTGACCAACATAGCCGCCAACGGAGTGAAAACGTGGAGCGCCGCGCTGGCGCTTCCGCTTATCTTCGCTGCCTTCATCATGCCCTTCTTAGGAAAAAAGGGGCACTATTGTTCGTGGATGTGCCCGCTTGGTTCGTTACAGGAGCTTCTGAACAGGCTTCCCGTTCCGAAGATAAATATCCCCGCCTCCGCGGTGAAATGGCTCGAATATCTCCGCGAGGCGGTGTGGCTGGCGATGATGATGCTGATGTGGCTCGGCGTGGGCTTCGGGCTGATGGATTACGAACTCTTCTCCGCCTTCCTCTTCCGGCGAGCCGCCCCGTTGGTGCTCGCTCTGGCGGCGGTATTTTTTGCGCTCTCGCTCGTCACACCGAGGCCGTACTGCCGTTTTCTCTGCCCCACCGGCACGCTGATAAGATTCGCACAGGGGGACTGCACCTGCGGAGCGGCGGCGCCGAGGGCGCTCAAGCTGTTTCTCGCCGCCTCGTTCGTCATCGCCCCGCTGTGGATCGTCGCAGGCGCCTTCGTATAG
- a CDS encoding flavodoxin, translated as MIAVICAVAVVFTALGERAEAAAAAEPGKILIVCYSYSGNTRAVAEQIQKATGGELFEIKPAKAYPADYNACVEQAKKECADGFKPQLAGALPDLSKYDVVFVGTPNWWGTMAPPVLSFLSVGNLAGKTVIPFVTHGGGGVQRCEADIRKAAPKSTFEKTGVFSGHGGSTVTGWINEVVTTKK; from the coding sequence ATGATCGCGGTCATATGCGCGGTTGCCGTGGTTTTCACCGCGCTGGGAGAGAGAGCCGAGGCCGCCGCCGCAGCAGAACCGGGGAAGATACTGATCGTCTGCTACTCTTATAGCGGCAATACGCGCGCCGTGGCGGAACAGATACAAAAGGCCACCGGCGGGGAACTTTTCGAGATCAAGCCGGCAAAGGCCTATCCGGCGGATTATAATGCCTGCGTCGAACAGGCGAAAAAAGAATGCGCCGACGGATTCAAACCGCAGCTCGCGGGAGCGCTGCCAGACCTCTCCAAATACGACGTGGTATTTGTTGGTACGCCGAACTGGTGGGGCACGATGGCTCCCCCCGTTCTCAGCTTCCTTTCCGTTGGAAATCTTGCCGGCAAGACCGTCATTCCATTCGTGACGCATGGCGGCGGCGGAGTCCAGCGCTGCGAGGCCGACATCCGAAAGGCGGCTCCGAAATCCACATTTGAGAAAACTGGCGTCTTTTCAGGACATGGAGGATCCACCGTGACAGGTTGGATCAATGAAGTAGTAACGACAAAAAAGTGA
- a CDS encoding MerR family transcriptional regulator has protein sequence MKKIYITEVSKKTGLSVETLRYYERVGLIPKVARTSAGLRSYGDADICWIEFIKCMRDAGVPIEILVEYVALCQQGEPTRRERARLLAEQMRLLDERIAELQRTREKLHTKISSRCGDVAAV, from the coding sequence GTGAAAAAAATATACATTACCGAAGTAAGCAAGAAAACAGGGCTCTCCGTAGAGACCCTCCGCTACTACGAACGGGTCGGGCTGATACCGAAGGTCGCGCGCACAAGCGCGGGGCTGCGCAGCTACGGAGATGCGGACATTTGCTGGATAGAGTTCATAAAATGTATGAGGGACGCAGGCGTTCCCATAGAGATTCTTGTGGAATATGTCGCCCTCTGTCAGCAGGGAGAGCCGACCAGGCGGGAAAGGGCGCGGCTGCTGGCCGAACAGATGCGGCTGCTTGACGAGAGGATCGCCGAACTGCAGCGAACACGCGAAAAACTGCATACGAAAATATCATCGCGCTGCGGCGATGTGGCAGCAGTATGA
- a CDS encoding cupin domain-containing protein has protein sequence MIKITLFALLLSLFSVLHNGAAWAESRDVPKISPFPVGEENTGYAQYFSGRSWLAPLTRDKRLNVPVFNVTFEPGCRNNWHKHTGGQMLIAVGGSGYYQERGKSARRLVPGDVVEIAPDVEHWHGAAPDSWFSHLAVECNPGSNKNTWLEAVNDADYKTATAEK, from the coding sequence ATGATAAAAATAACATTGTTCGCACTCCTGCTCTCTCTCTTCTCCGTTCTCCACAATGGCGCGGCATGGGCCGAAAGCAGGGATGTCCCGAAGATCAGCCCATTTCCCGTGGGCGAAGAAAACACCGGCTACGCGCAGTATTTCAGCGGCAGATCGTGGCTTGCGCCGCTGACGCGGGATAAGCGGCTCAACGTCCCGGTATTCAATGTCACCTTCGAACCAGGCTGCCGCAACAACTGGCATAAACATACTGGCGGGCAGATGCTTATCGCCGTCGGCGGCTCCGGCTACTACCAGGAGCGCGGCAAATCGGCACGCCGCCTCGTCCCCGGTGACGTTGTTGAAATAGCGCCGGATGTTGAACACTGGCACGGAGCCGCGCCCGACAGTTGGTTTTCGCACTTGGCCGTTGAATGCAACCCGGGTAGCAACAAAAACACCTGGCTTGAAGCGGTGAACGACGCCGACTACAAAACCGCGACGGCGGAGAAGTAA
- a CDS encoding DUF362 domain-containing protein, whose protein sequence is MHGKLRKFLCFALMLLLISLSGAALAAPAQGANEANVSIVYFTKDISPAGLLKIYDKINQDITGKVAIKLHTGEPKGPNLLPLPMIKALQGHIPNSNLVETNVYYSSPRETTAGHRKTIRTNGFDFCKVDIMDEFGTTMLPVKGGRHFKEMSMGKGILDYDSMVVYTHFKGHTMGGYGGSLKNIGIGCADGKIGKAMIHSKNGQQWGRTQDEFQECMTESAKAVIDHFGKRITFVNVMKNMSVDCDCAGASAAAPVAKDVGILGSTDLLAIDQATIDLVYKLPEAERKDLRERIESRHGLRQLTYMEELKMGNKNYKLVSLD, encoded by the coding sequence ATGCACGGCAAGTTAAGGAAATTCCTCTGTTTCGCGCTGATGCTGCTGCTCATATCATTAAGCGGCGCGGCGCTGGCGGCTCCCGCTCAGGGGGCGAATGAAGCGAATGTCTCTATTGTTTATTTTACGAAGGATATCAGCCCCGCCGGTCTGCTGAAGATTTACGACAAGATCAATCAGGATATCACCGGCAAGGTGGCGATCAAGCTCCATACCGGCGAACCGAAGGGTCCGAACCTGCTGCCGCTGCCTATGATCAAGGCGCTGCAAGGGCATATCCCCAACAGCAATCTTGTGGAGACCAACGTCTATTATTCAAGCCCGCGTGAGACGACGGCGGGGCACCGCAAGACGATCAGGACAAATGGCTTCGACTTCTGCAAGGTGGATATCATGGACGAGTTCGGCACGACGATGCTGCCCGTCAAGGGTGGCCGGCACTTCAAAGAGATGTCGATGGGCAAGGGCATCCTTGATTATGATTCGATGGTCGTTTACACGCACTTCAAAGGCCACACGATGGGCGGCTACGGCGGCTCGCTGAAGAATATCGGCATCGGCTGCGCCGACGGCAAGATCGGCAAAGCGATGATCCACTCTAAAAACGGTCAGCAGTGGGGACGCACGCAGGACGAATTTCAGGAGTGTATGACGGAATCGGCGAAGGCGGTCATCGACCACTTCGGCAAACGTATCACCTTCGTCAACGTGATGAAGAATATGTCCGTAGACTGTGACTGCGCGGGCGCGAGCGCCGCCGCGCCGGTCGCGAAGGATGTCGGCATCCTTGGCTCCACGGATTTGCTCGCTATAGACCAGGCGACGATCGACCTTGTCTATAAACTTCCCGAGGCGGAGCGGAAGGATCTGCGCGAACGCATCGAATCGCGTCACGGCCTGCGCCAGCTCACCTATATGGAAGAGCTCAAGATGGGAAATAAAAATTACAAACTGGTCTCGCTCGACTGA
- the tatA gene encoding twin-arginine translocase TatA/TatE family subunit: protein MSLGFTEIILIALFILIVFGAKRIPELARSMGRASYEFKKAKEELNIESREFMEAAERAAEDEDKKTEKE from the coding sequence ATGTCACTTGGATTTACGGAAATAATTTTGATCGCCCTATTCATCCTCATCGTCTTCGGCGCTAAGCGCATCCCCGAATTGGCGCGGTCGATGGGACGCGCCTCTTACGAGTTCAAAAAGGCGAAGGAAGAGCTGAACATCGAGAGCCGCGAATTTATGGAAGCGGCGGAGAGAGCCGCGGAAGACGAAGATAAAAAGACGGAAAAGGAATGA
- a CDS encoding aldo/keto reductase, translating into MNRRDFLINSMITGGGLFLTKSAEAAVLSESVTRGKYSSTNEQVKLPQIGFGTMALGASTSKCVSEAVELGYRLFDTARDYGTEREVFQGIKDSGINRKEVFITTKIGPADMRNGVQRGAIEKSIELLGYDYIDLFLIHWPVVDKIQETWRILEEYVGAGKIKYLGLSNFNPHHIQNLMSYARVKPIVNQLEINPYFANFGLAEYSKAIGITAECWSPLRQAKALDDETLGSLAKKYGKSPAQIILRWEIQRGLVAIPRSSKKEHMAENINIFDFELTPEDMQSVNALNRDERNNPRNNPDRFPW; encoded by the coding sequence ATGAACAGACGCGATTTTTTGATAAACTCGATGATAACCGGAGGAGGCCTGTTTCTTACAAAGAGCGCTGAAGCAGCGGTTTTAAGTGAATCGGTAACGAGGGGAAAGTATTCCTCTACAAACGAACAGGTGAAGCTGCCACAAATTGGATTCGGCACAATGGCGCTCGGAGCTTCGACCTCTAAATGCGTCAGCGAGGCTGTGGAGCTAGGATACAGATTATTTGACACCGCCCGCGATTATGGTACGGAGAGAGAGGTCTTCCAGGGAATCAAAGACAGTGGCATCAACCGAAAAGAAGTCTTTATCACCACAAAGATCGGCCCGGCGGATATGAGAAACGGAGTTCAGCGTGGGGCAATAGAAAAGAGCATCGAACTTCTCGGCTACGACTATATCGATCTTTTCCTCATCCACTGGCCGGTGGTGGATAAAATTCAGGAGACGTGGCGTATTCTTGAGGAGTATGTCGGCGCCGGGAAGATAAAATATCTCGGCCTCAGCAACTTCAATCCACACCACATCCAGAACCTTATGAGCTACGCGCGCGTTAAGCCTATCGTCAATCAGCTCGAAATCAATCCTTACTTCGCGAATTTCGGTCTCGCGGAGTATTCCAAAGCCATAGGGATAACAGCGGAGTGCTGGAGCCCGTTGCGTCAGGCAAAAGCGCTAGACGACGAGACGCTGGGCTCGTTGGCAAAGAAGTACGGCAAGTCTCCGGCGCAGATAATTTTACGCTGGGAGATACAGCGCGGCCTCGTGGCTATCCCCCGTTCCAGCAAAAAAGAGCACATGGCGGAGAATATCAATATTTTCGACTTTGAGCTGACACCGGAAGATATGCAAAGCGTAAACGCGCTGAACCGAGACGAACGCAACAACCCACGCAACAATCCCGACAGATTCCCCTGGTAA
- a CDS encoding carboxymuconolactone decarboxylase family protein, protein MLQLKYFMISIAVIVFALMVTLVLEKTCFAAEEIVPEWALKAQMRERRDSGRTKFEELFKGNDGAYYGGEELAGIMEGFLYGDVFRRGLLTDKQRELITLAVLTTNQNSEDIKAHVKAALNIGVTPEEIKEAVYQCAPYIGFTKALEGAYAMNEAFREKNVKLPLASQATVTEKDRYAKGFTTQKSIFPAGLDVMYQSSPANRKHVAEYLASFCFGDFYTRGALDVKMREILTLCILSAQGGCESQVKSHVQANLNVGNGEDLMIEAITQCLPFIGFPRTLNALACVAEVVKK, encoded by the coding sequence ATGCTGCAGTTGAAATATTTTATGATATCGATAGCGGTAATTGTCTTTGCTCTAATGGTGACGCTGGTGTTGGAAAAGACCTGCTTTGCGGCGGAGGAGATCGTTCCAGAGTGGGCGCTGAAGGCGCAGATGCGGGAGCGGCGTGACTCCGGACGGACGAAGTTTGAGGAGCTTTTCAAAGGAAATGACGGGGCGTACTACGGCGGCGAGGAGCTGGCCGGCATCATGGAGGGCTTCTTATACGGAGACGTCTTTCGCCGCGGGCTGCTGACGGACAAACAGCGTGAGCTCATAACGCTCGCCGTGCTCACAACAAACCAGAACAGCGAGGATATCAAAGCGCATGTGAAGGCGGCGCTTAACATCGGCGTCACACCGGAAGAGATCAAAGAGGCGGTCTATCAGTGCGCGCCCTACATCGGGTTTACCAAGGCGCTTGAGGGGGCATACGCGATGAACGAGGCCTTCCGCGAGAAAAATGTCAAACTGCCGCTCGCGAGCCAAGCGACGGTGACGGAAAAGGATCGCTACGCCAAGGGTTTTACAACGCAGAAATCGATCTTCCCCGCGGGGCTCGACGTCATGTACCAGTCCTCGCCGGCAAACAGAAAGCACGTCGCCGAGTACCTCGCCTCCTTCTGCTTCGGAGACTTCTATACGCGCGGCGCTCTCGATGTGAAGATGCGCGAGATACTGACACTCTGCATCCTCTCGGCGCAGGGCGGCTGCGAAAGCCAGGTCAAGAGCCACGTGCAGGCCAATCTTAACGTCGGTAACGGTGAGGATCTGATGATCGAGGCGATCACCCAGTGCCTGCCGTTTATTGGCTTCCCGCGCACGCTCAACGCTCTGGCCTGCGTCGCGGAGGTCGTAAAAAAATAA